The Dokdonella koreensis DS-123 genome has a segment encoding these proteins:
- a CDS encoding LysR substrate-binding domain-containing protein, protein MTLTQLRYLVAISDAGLNITQAAEHVHATQPGLSKQLKQLEDELGFQLFARKGKSLANVTPAGQQVIDRARIILAEARNIRAIAANLRGDHQGELAITTTHTQARFVLPAAIAELKRLYPAIGVHLKPHGDAQVMGLFERGEADLAIISTTGAAPGDGVAVPLFRWRRVVVVPRGHALAGLQRPLRIEDLVGQPLVSYESSLRPESSLRRTFEEAGAVPNFACTSRDADLIKTYVRAGLGVGIFAEMALAEEDARDLKALEAGSLFPECTTWLVLRRDRVLRAYAAALAGLIAPQLDPRDLQRALNGEEPAAWPQPPYWRELPNAGFLPAALVA, encoded by the coding sequence ATGACACTCACCCAGTTGCGCTACCTGGTCGCGATCTCCGACGCGGGCCTCAACATCACCCAGGCGGCCGAGCACGTGCACGCCACCCAGCCGGGCCTCAGCAAGCAGCTCAAGCAGCTCGAGGACGAGCTGGGCTTCCAGCTGTTCGCGCGCAAGGGCAAGAGCCTGGCCAACGTGACGCCGGCCGGCCAGCAGGTGATCGACCGCGCGCGCATCATCCTGGCCGAGGCGCGCAACATCCGCGCCATCGCCGCCAACCTGCGCGGCGACCACCAGGGCGAGCTGGCGATCACCACGACACACACCCAGGCGCGCTTCGTGCTGCCGGCCGCGATCGCCGAGCTCAAGCGCCTGTACCCGGCCATCGGCGTGCACCTCAAGCCGCACGGCGATGCGCAGGTGATGGGCCTGTTCGAGCGCGGGGAAGCGGACCTGGCGATCATCAGCACCACCGGGGCGGCGCCCGGCGACGGCGTGGCGGTGCCGCTGTTCCGCTGGCGGCGCGTCGTCGTCGTGCCGCGCGGCCACGCGTTGGCCGGCCTGCAGCGGCCGCTGCGGATCGAGGACCTGGTCGGCCAGCCGCTGGTCAGCTACGAATCCTCGCTGCGGCCCGAATCCTCGCTGCGGCGCACCTTCGAGGAAGCCGGCGCGGTGCCGAACTTCGCCTGCACCTCGCGCGACGCGGACCTGATCAAGACCTATGTGCGCGCGGGCCTCGGCGTCGGCATCTTCGCCGAGATGGCGCTGGCCGAAGAGGACGCACGCGATCTCAAGGCGCTCGAAGCCGGCAGCCTGTTCCCCGAATGCACGACCTGGCTGGTCCTGCGGCGCGACCGCGTGCTGCGCGCGTACGCGGCCGCGCTGGCCGGCCTGATCGCCCCGCAGCTCGATCCGCGCGACCTGCAGCGCGCGTTGAACGGCGAGGAGCCGGCGGCCTGGCCGCAGCCGCCGTACTGGCGTGAACTGCCGAATGCCGGTTTCCTGCCGGCCGCCCTGGTCGCCTGA